The sequence AATTTCACGGGAAACTTTTAAATTGTGGATAATTTGCTCTTGAGTCGAGCTATTAGTTGAATTTGGAAACCACTGCGTGTCGTGATCTGAATCCAAAGCTTCATTGGAACGTTGAACTTCGCAGGAAAGTTTCAAATTCCGAGTAGATTGCTCTTGAAACGAAGTGCTACCGTGAACTTGGAAACCAACAGGTGGGTGCTATAGAATCTATTGCCTGTTAGGAATAATTTTGAGTTTcactgaaaaaaaattatagatcGATTTGCTCTTGGAATGGAACTACcgtttgaatttgaaaatggACATGTTGCAATCGGATCTCGGTCGGTCTATTTGGAACATTAGAGTCTCATTTGAAATTGTCAAATTATGGATAATTTTCTCTTGGGAGGGGGGATCATGTATTAGGTTATGCGCGATGCAATTGGCGCGGTGAATCTTGCATGCTCCGTGCCAAACGGGGCCATGCGTGTTTGGCTCAAAGCAGCAGCAATGATTTGCAGGAGCCGGCTTTAGCACCTCCTCGCACGCCCCCGGCCCCCCTCTGGAGTGGCCCTCGTGTCAcctgccggcggtggcggcaaaGGATGAGGAGGCAGCGGGCACCCAGCGCCTGACGTCGACCCCGGGCGCAACgttgcggcgcggcgcggggattGGCGacctggccggcgcggcggacgcgACGGCCAACGGGCGGACACGGGGGGACGGACCTGCTGCCGTGCGAGGCGCGCCCGCCCGTCCCGTCCCGCGCGCGGAAAGCGATGGATAGGCGGTGGCAGCGACGGGGTCGGttgggccggcggccggcccggtTTGGTTGGTTCGGCCGTGGGGACGGCGTGgaccgtggccgccgccgtgcgtgaGCGTGGGGTCTCCTCgccggctggctggctggccaaTGACCCGCGTGTCGGCAATTGATTAGTAATGATTACGGCGCTCgagagccgcgccgcgccgcccgaagATTCATGTGGGCTCCTTCCTCTGACCCGGAGGTGTCGGGGTACAGCGCCTGCGCCACGGGCGGCGGATGATTTCCGGGCTCCTTGAGAATGTTGCGAAGGGTGAAACGTGTCATGTCGTGGCACGTTGGACTCAAAGCTCAAGAGACCGTGAAAAAAATGCCCCAAAAAAATCCGTGTTTGGATGACCTTGaaaaaattttcatgaaaacttttcgatgttttgaccactaattcggagtattaaataaaatctaattacgaAACCAGCTCTACAACTATGTAACTGTAGTAGTACTGTAGCTAATGAGGTCTACGATCGTATGTTTGTGGGATGATTATGTGctattactgtagcatcactgtagccaattatgatgaaacttgtctcattagattcgtctcgaaaaattacactcatccgtgaaaagatttctaaataaattttatttattacttcatgcatgcattcgttttttttttaaaaaaatttcattgTGTGAACCAAACACGGTCAAAATATCTGCAGCGAACATTCCGATTGGACAGGTCACGGCTGTGCAGCGACCCCTGCAGACTTGTGTCCTTTGACATTTCCGATCCTCATCCTCCAGAAGTCCAACGGCGTCGAACTTGCTGTCCTTGCCTCTGCCTGCATGGATCGCAGGAAGGTGTCGTGTCATGATGCGGGCAATATTCTACTCCACCGGATCGTCGTCTCAACCCCATGGCTGGCCCGGGGCGGCCGGACCCGGTCAGGCGGTGGGGCCCTTGATTGCAGAGCAGTGGGCCGGTGTGCGTCCGCCGGCCAGCGGTCAAATACTAcgcgcacgccggcggccggccagctGTTTCACGCCGATGTGCGGTGAAATTCCTGGGCGCCTCGGCCTTGCGTTCCGATCCGTCACGGCAGCGcgcaaggaggcggcggcggtgccactGGTTCGCTGGCTGGTTCTGTGCGGCGAGGATTGCGACACCGACGCGGCGGCGTTACTCGCTTGGTTTCGGTTCTGGTTCAACCCGGCCGGAACAGGTGGGAACGGGTCACTgtcggagccggcggcggcgccggcgaccccgcAAGTGGAGGCGGAGAGGCGGTTGTACCGTGCGGCAGGGTGTGGAGGCCCTGGTCGTGTACGACACCGCGTAGTTTGCGTGCTGCCGCCTCGCGGCGTACTACGCCCCCGTCGATCGTCTTCGCGGATTGGAATGGACCTGAAGGAAGGTGGGCTGGGACGCTGGGTCCTGGATTCCTGGTGTGTCCAGCGACAGCTGACCTTTCGGGCTCTGCAGCTTTGGCGAGGCAGTTCCTCGCACATCTGGACCGTACCGGTATTGATCTACGATCTTGATCTCGGCGACGGATCGGACAGATCGATCCCGTTCCCTTGTGACGGCGAGGTTTAACTTCAACCTGAACTGGCCACCACGCACGCACGGAATACACGCCTGTGCCCGGGCTGACTGTGAGTGTCAGCCATTTCCAACAGCGATAACAGTATAGATAGAAGCGGCGCATAATCTTCTTACAATTTCTTGCAACCGATACACTGGCCAAATAACTTGAAGTGAGTTTAAATCTCTCCAATAGATGCTACTTAGGGTGCTGCAGCGGCGGCTGCGCCGACCAGCTGCAGCACAGCAGCTCGGTTGCGTGCAGTCTCTCAAGCATATCACCGTGCTGTCTGCAGCCGGCTACGAGCGAGCAGGCTGTTAGTGTGAAGCGTGTTTGCATTGCAGTTAGGCTACTTCCAATAGGGAATTGGTAGCACCATgatcattaattaattatgaGCTAGTACATAGTATTTGTTCTGACTAACAGTGAATTAATATGAGAGGGAAATTAATAGGGAGCAACTAGGCACGAAATCTAATCATTGCAAACCGGAAAATAATATTACAGGCTCGTTTCATACGATACTTTTTGGGCCACTGTCATATCGAGATAGTTGTACTACTTATTTAGATACTTTTTGGGCCACTGTCATGTCAGTTTTTGGATTAAGTGAAATGATACAATGGCTTGGAGATACAGCCTCAGGGTCGGATGCCAGTGGCAACACAAAGGGATACTAAGAGTCAGCTAGCTACCTCACTATTATATAtctactttattttttttcaaaaaatgcaAATCAATTTAATTAATCGAGTTTCCTGTGTTGACCTTACCGGCCAGAAAACAAAACTTGCACCTCTATTTACAGCACCCCTCCATATACTCCATAGACCGTGGTCACAGTATGAGtaccttttttcaaaaaaaaaaattgtatcttGAGTACCGCGTGTATGTCACTTACGTATAGGTTCAGGAACACACTAGCAATTAGACAGAGAGAAGAGTACATGTACACTATGTTAGTTCTTAGTTGCCACACGTTTAACACATGCATTGGAAAATGGAAAACCAGCAAGCAGACCTTCAAGGCTTCAACAGTACTAGTAGACGACCTACTAAAGCCGGCCACAGAAGACGGCCGTACACGCGTCCGGTCGCAATGGGGACCGAGCGGCGGCTAGGTAGACGAAAACCTTTGACACGAACAAGTGATCAACGAACTAGTAGACTGCTACTACAGGTATACGTGCAGCGTGACGATGAACAGCCAGCGCTCTCGTAATGCTCGTCTAATTAAAAGACTGAAACCACCGACGACCTGAACACAATGCACTGATCTACTACGCGCAGAGGACGATTATTGAGTGGCGAGCTAGGCCTGCGCAGCAGATGAGACGAGGCCTGCGCAGCAGATGAGACGACGCAAACGCAACACGTTGCTGCAGGGCTTGCTGACGTAAGTGTGTCGTCAGCTACGCGAGGATCTTGAGCCGCTTCACCGACTTGGCAAAGTCCCTGCACATAACGAATTAAAATTAATTAGCATTTGCCATTACTGTTGGTTTAATTAACAGAGCTGACCGATCAACTGGTCTTATGTTATGTACGGAGACGACATGGTATATCAGAGATTGTGTGGCAACGAAGGCGACTTACTCCCACGGCACGTCTCCGACGAGCAGCCAGTCCCCCTCGCCGTCCTCGTAGGCCACCACGTACGGGtggtggccacggcggcgctcgccgtccTGGGTCGCCGGCGCCTCCCCCTCCGCATCTGCACCTGCGCCTTTGTTGGTGGACGGGAACATGCGGGCGAGCGTGCGGAGCAGCTCCTCGTACGATCCGTGGAGGGGGACGTCCACCTTCCGCCCGATGGCCACCCCTTCCATCCTCACCTTCACgtacccgccgccggcgccgccgcagctccgcctGATGTGCGCGCACTTCACCGGCGGCCACCCCACCAGCCTCTTCCTTCTGCACGGACGGCGCGCGCGCATTTATTTCAGTCGCCGGCGCAAACTAAAGAAAACTCGCTCGCCTGGCCATGGCATGCACGATGTCGAGCTCGAGAAACCAAAATACAGCCAAGAAgagatcccgccgccgccaccgccgccgggaacGTACATACTCACTTGCTGCTCGTTTCCCGGTCGACGCCGTCGcgggcgccgccaccgtcgccgccgcgcacgaaGAGCGGGAGCGTGGCCTTCTCGCCCCGGCAGAACGCCTCGCCGAACGCCCTCTTCCCGCAGGCGCCACCCGCCGGGGCGCCGTCGAGGAGTCCGACGAACTccccgccgcagccgcccgGCGCGTGCGGGTTCGGCGGCGCGAGCCCGAGCTCCAGCTCCATCGAATCACCTCTCCCTCGCCTCCACGCTCGCCGCGCGCATACGCGTCGTGGCCACTCCGATCCGATGCAGCTGCTACTACCTAGTGTGCGACACTGGAACACACACGCACCAAGTCACCAACCAAACCCTTCCTTGCTAGACTAGCTCGAGCGATCGGCCACGAGCAGGGATGGATGCGCGGCCATATTTATACGTGCAGCGGCGCACATGCGGGCGTGTCGCGTGCGGGGGAGGGGGATCGACCCCAccccaccggcgccggcggggcggaTCGGTGGATctgggcggcgcaggggggcaGATCCGGCGAGGGAATAAACAAGGGGCCAACAGGGTGTCGGGCGCCCGGGGGACCCGGCCGCGGGCGCGCTGTCCACCTGTCGCGCCCGCGCGCCCACCCCGGGCCGGGACGGCCTCGCGTGGGGGGGTGGGTGCTGCCGCGGCGCGACACGGCACGGCGAGTGCGCGGCTGCCGGGGGATGTGCCGCGGGGAGTGGGCGCCGGCTGGCGGCTTTGCCGAGCGAGCGGGCGGGTCAGTAGTGGCCCTCGCGCACGCACGCGGCGGGTCCGGCGAGCATGCTCATGCTCGGTGCGGCTGGTATGATTCTTGAGTGATGATGGGTTCTAGCTTATCAGTGGAGTATGATTGTTGTTACTGTGTTTCCACTCTAGTCTCTGACGTCGATGATCAGGCACATCACTCTTTCCGTATCACAATCTTTACCTGGCTGCCTGGCCTAATACTACTAGTGTTTTGCCAACAACACTTTCAACATCTGATTTGTGTACCGGCGGCCGGACGGCGCGATGAGATCTCTCGGGGCTGCCGGACGGCGCGCGACGGGGAAACACGGGCGGAAGAGGGCTGACGCGCGACGAGCGACTCGTGTTTCCGGCAGCCTCCGGTGACGTGCGCCGTCTGATGAGGCCGGGCTGGCCGGGGGTCTTCACTTCACCGGCGGCAACGTCAAAAGAAGCGGCCCCGCTGGTGCGGATTTTTCTACTACGTAGCAGCAGCAGGACATGCGGGCTAGTGCGGGGCGACGTTGCGTCCATTCAGATGCACGCACGTAACGTGATCTGCTAGTTAAACAAAGGTTACCCCTTCAGGTGTCCGGGAGCTCTGCTCTGACTTGGTTGATCCGTGCGTGCTCTGCATCCGGCTGACCCGTGGTAGTTCGGGCTTTCAGCCGTTCTGACCACCGAACACGCAATCACGCGTCACGCGTGGTCACGCGAGTGCAATGAACTCGCGCCGAACACTCGCCTTGGCGCGGCTATGGCATCGTGACTCGTCCCAGCTCGCGGTGCGCTGAACCT comes from Panicum virgatum strain AP13 chromosome 4K, P.virgatum_v5, whole genome shotgun sequence and encodes:
- the LOC120705010 gene encoding auxin-responsive protein IAA20-like — its product is MELELGLAPPNPHAPGGCGGEFVGLLDGAPAGGACGKRAFGEAFCRGEKATLPLFVRGGDGGGARDGVDRETSSKRKRLVGWPPVKCAHIRRSCGGAGGGYVKVRMEGVAIGRKVDVPLHGSYEELLRTLARMFPSTNKGAGADAEGEAPATQDGERRRGHHPYVVAYEDGEGDWLLVGDVPWEDFAKSVKRLKILA